The following coding sequences are from one Gossypium raimondii isolate GPD5lz chromosome 4, ASM2569854v1, whole genome shotgun sequence window:
- the LOC128040401 gene encoding uncharacterized protein LOC128040401, with product MAKCKMIACVMWAIWTSRNRFIHEGEMKSGSQIAGFVINYLKELDGLSIHLLVRRTHMERWVALNGLRVKINFDAAFNRQRNESCSGLVVRNERAEVICSRTIMHVNILSAFAAEVMACLQALNLGLHLGLREIKIEGDSHSVIRKLQAEEEDRSEIEAYIKDSKQLSLGFGSCAFRFIHRESNKVAHIIATEGIKKSETTYLMHMVPSGVEGAVDADRRWTESMRE from the coding sequence aTGGCTAAATGCAAGATGATAGCATGTGTAATGTGGGCGATATGGACATCAAGAAATAGATTCATTCATGAAGGAGAGATGAAATCGGGTTCTCAAATAGCAGGCTTCGTGATCAACTACCTTAAGGAACTTGATGGGTTGAGTATACACTTACTAGTGAGAAGGACACATATGGAGAGATGGGTTGCTCTGAATGGGTTGAGGGTAAAAATCAACTTTGATGCTGCATTTAATAGGCAAAGGAATGAGTCTTGCTCTGGGTTAGTGGTTCGAAACGAAAGAGCAGAAGTTATTTGCTCAAGAACAATCATGCACGTGAATATACTGTCTGCTTTTGCAGCAGAAGTGATGGCGTGTCTTCAGGCACTCAATCTTGGGTTACATCTCGGATTGAGGGAGATTAAAATTGAAGGGGATTCTCATTCAGTGATCCGTAAACTGCAAGCGGAGGAAGAAGACAGATCTGAGATTGAAGCTTATATTAAAGACTCTAAGCAACTAAGTTTAGGTTTTGGGTCGTGTGCATTTCGATTTATCCATAGAGAATCTAACAAGGTTGCTCATATCATAGCTACAGAGGGAATCAAAAAGAGTGAGACAACTTATCTGATGCATATGGTTCCTTCTGGCGTAGAGGGAGCAGTGGATGCCGACCGAAGATGGACGGAATCCATGAGGGAGTGA
- the LOC128040402 gene encoding LOW QUALITY PROTEIN: uncharacterized protein LOC128040402 (The sequence of the model RefSeq protein was modified relative to this genomic sequence to represent the inferred CDS: inserted 1 base in 1 codon; substituted 2 bases at 2 genomic stop codons), whose translation MKERIEELEAALRSCEIRIEHLKSNEDRQAEQLHYFQNQVRDRDHIMGEAVLQIREVADHLQKLVVQSDVLSVKYELESSFTPLHAHTQAELYPQRPFVTIRPQQFQTSPPIGVGNNPGENPTNLMVPDLDDVAEVEKTKVDLSKQLDDRCKWLEEKFKAMENADYHRGMDAKDLSLVPDLVLPPKFKMPEFEKYDGTSCPEAHITMFCRRMTEYINNEQLLVHCFQDSLIGSAARWYNQLSRTEIHSWKDLAQAFIKQYRHVMDIAPDRIVLXNMEKKTNESFHQYARRWREVAAQVQPPLLEKEITMLFINTLKAPFLNHMLGSATKSFSDIVMSGEMIENVIRCGKIEAGESNKRLAPRKKEHEINNTSMFNKDHSKTITVGQAKAVTTNRQGSSKQESNPRPNVERLQFTPIPVMYRELYQNLFNAHVVSPYYLKPMQPPYPKWYNANAQCEYHAGTKGHSIENCTAFKKLVEKLINLGIIKIGEVSLVNASGEDEGFYTRSGKRYDPANARVESGKGKALAVELGKAKTDKIEPRINQPVTENEANEFLKFLKHSEYNVVEQLHKQSARISMLELLLSSEIHRNVLIKVLNETYVADDISVNKLDRLVNNISADNFIFFNDDEIPPGGRGATKALHISTYCGKYMLSRVXIDNGSALNVLPLSTLNRLPVDSSHMKSCQNIVRAFDGTERKVMGRIEVPLLIGPNTYEVDFLVMDIKPSYNCLLGRPWIHSAGAVLLSLHQKLKLVTEGRLIMVDAEEDIIASVTSDAPYLRVDDDAIECSFRSLEFVNVTFLTEGKKIPMPSISKATRMGLQMTVGKGAVPGRGLGRCLQGRIEAPVVKDKQDRFGLGFKPNAKQRRKELEKRQDGRKAHLNGKEVDWEPMAFPHISRTFISGGTMYSGLRTPRKKITEEMLGNLSINAIFEEESEEGSTSGIYPVEPPRENENFCELKWAYIWTLSQDINDMSDSTIDLENHFERDMCLEESQDFEDNTDCNLSPDLLRMVEQEEKQILPHEETIETVILEEGKVVKIGTCIAKEVKQDLVKLLREFKDVFAWSYQDMPGLSTDIVVHRLPIKEDCKPVQQKLRRMRPDVVLKIKEEVQKQFDAGFLQVVKYSEWVANTVPVPKKDGKVRMCVDYRDLNKASPKDNFPLPHIDALVDNTAGHSLFSFMDGFSGYNQIKMHPEDMKKTTFITLWGTFCYKVMPFGLKNVGATYQRAMVTLFHDMMHNELEVYVDDMIAKSKTEKEHVQVLKKLFMRLRKFRLKLNPAKCTFRVRSGKLLGFVASERGIEIDPDKVRAIQELPLSRTQNEVRGFLGRLNYIARFISQLTEKCDPIFRLLKKHNLGVWNEECQKNFEKVKHYLSNAPMLMPPCPDKPLILYLAVFKNFMRCVLGQHDESGRKERAIYYLSKKFIECETRYSPIEKLCCALIWTTRRLRQYMLYHTTWLISKLDPLKYLMESTALNGRMARWQILLSEFDIVYVNQKAVKGSAIAEFLASRALDDYEPLKFDFPNEDLMYVATVEKDFQEGGPWKLSFDGASNAIGNGIGAVLVSPSGDYYPFTSKLDFDCTNNMAEYKACIMGIRAAIERKIKVLEVYGDSALVIYQLKGEWETRDPKLVRYRKLVMDLIEEFDSVTFSYLPRDEKXMADALATLASMFKVNKIEDMKPIQISVYEAPAHCCKIDNEEEKDDHPWYYDILRYVKSREYPDHATENDKKILRRLVIDYVRDGEILYKKGKDQILLRCVDAVEAKEILEEVHEGICGTHANGFTMARQIMRFGLWDGSGLPIEVEIPSLLVLAELKLDEAE comes from the exons atgaaagaaagaattgaaGAGTTAGAAGCAGCATTGCGAAGTTGCGAGATTCGGATTGAGCACTTGAAATCTAATGAAGATCGTCAAGCCGAGCAGTTGCACTACTTTCAGAACCAAGTAAGAGATAGAGATCACATTATGGGAGAAGCCGTGCTTCAAATCCGGGAGGTGGCTGATCACCTGCAGAAGTTAGTAGTACAATCTGATGTGTTAAGCGTGAAATACGAATTAGAGTCAA GCTTTACCCCTCTGCACGCGCATACTCAAGCTGAGCTGTACCCACAAAGACCCTTTGTTACAATTAGACCCCAACAGTTTCAGACGAGTCCTCCAATCGGAGTAGGTAACAATCCCGGAGAGAATCCTACCAATCTCATGGTCCCTGATCTCGATGACGTGGCAGAAGTGGAGAAAACGAAAGTGGATCTGTCAAAGCAATTAGATGACCGATGTAAATGGCTGGAGGAGAAGTTCAAAGCCATGGAAAATGCTGATTACCACCGAGGAATGGACGCCAAAGATCTAAGCTTGGTACCAGATTTGGTCCTCCCTCCCAAATTTAAGATGCCAGAGTTTGAAAAATATGACGGGACAAGTTGTCCCGAAGCTCATATCACTATGTTTTGCCGAAGGATGACCGAGTACATCAACAATGAGCAACTGTTGGTTCACTGTTTTCAGGACAGTTTGATCGGGTCAGCGGCTagatggtacaatcaattgagtcgaACCGAAATCCACTCCTGGAAAGATTTGGCGCAGGCCTTTATAAAGCAGTACAGACATGTGATGGATATAGCACCCGATCGAATTGTATtgtaaaacatggaaaagaaaactaatgAGAGCTTTCACCAGTATGCTCGGAGATGGAGGGAAGTAGCAGCACAAGTTCAACCACCACTTTTAGAGAAGGAGATAACCATGCTTTTTATCAATACCTTGAAAGCTCCATTTCTCAATCACATGTTGGGCAGTGCCACTAAAAGCTTTTCAGACATAGTGATGTCTGGAGAAATGATAGAGAACGTCATAAGATGTGGCAAGATAGAAGCAGGAGAAAGTAATAAAAGGTTGGCTCCAAGGAAGAAGGAGCACGAGATAAACAATACAAGCATGTTTAACAAGGACCATTCTAAAACAATTACGGTGGGACAAGCCAAAGCAGTAACCACTAATCGGCAAGGTTCTTCGAAACAGGAATCTAATCCAAGGCCAAATGTAGAGAGACTTCAATTCACACCCATCCCAGTGATGTATAGGGAATTGTACCAGAACTTATTCAATGCACATGTGGTATCTCCATATTACCTGAAACCAATGCAACCCCCATACCCTAAGTGGTATAACGCAAACGCCCAATGCGAGTATCACGCGGGGACCAAGGGGCATTCGATTGAAAACTGCACTGCATTCAAGAAGTTAGTTGAAAAACTTATCAATTTGGGGATCATAAAGATTG GAGAAGTGAGCTTGGTAAATGCTTCAGGAGAGGATGAAGGATTCTATACACGAAGTGGAAAACGCTATGATCCGGCAAACGCAAGAGTGGAATCTGGAAAAGGAAAAGCCTTAGCGGTTGAATTGGGAAAAGCAAAGACAGACAAAATTGAGCCGCGTATCAATCAGCCAGTAACTGAAAATGAGGCtaatgaatttctaaaattcttaaaacatagCGAGTACAACGTGGTAGAGCAATTACATAAGCAATCGGCTCGTATCTCGATGCTTGAATTGCTTCTAAGTTCAGAGATACATCGTAATGTGCTGATTAAGGTGCTAAATGAAACTTACGTCGCTGATGATATCTCAGTGAATAAGTTGGATCGTTTGGTTAATAATATCAGTGCcgacaatttcattttctttaatgatgatgaaataccgccCGGGGGAAGAGGAGCCACCAAAGCCTTACATATTTCTACTTACTGCGGGAAATATATGTTATCAAGAG CAATTGATAATGGATCAGCCTTGAATGTTTTACCCCTATCCACCTTAAATAGGTTACCGGTGGACAGCTCTCATATGAAATCATGCCAGAACatagtgagagcatttgatggtacCGAAAGAAAGGTGATGGGGAGAATAGAAGTACCTCTCCTGATTGGCCCAAATACGTACGAAGTGGATTTCTTAGTGATGGATATCAAGCCTTCGTATAATTGCTTGCTCGGGAGACCATGGATTCATTCAGCAGGGGCAGTGCTTTTATCATTGCACCAGAAGTTGAAATTAGTGACAGAAGGCCGGTTAATTATGGTTGACGCTGAGGAAGACATCATTGCATCGGTAACCAGTGACGCACCATATTTGAGAGTGGATGATGATGCGATCGAATGTTCTTTTCGATCCTTAGAGTTCGTAAATGTAACTTTTCTCACTGAGGGAAAGAAAATCCCAATGCCCAGCATATCTAAAGCCACAAGGATGGGACTACAAATGACAGTTGGGAAAGGAGCTGTGCCTGGAAGAGGACTGGGAAGATGCCTTCAAGGAAGGATAGAGGCACCAGTGGTGAAAGACAAACAAGACCGttttggtttaggatttaaaccAAATGCCAAGCAGAGAAGGAAAGAGTTAGAGAAAAGACAAGACGGGAGGAAGGCGCATTTGAACGGAAAAGAAGTTGATTGGGAACCTATGGCTTTCCCCCACATATCCAGGACATTTATATCAGGAGGAACCATGTATTCTGGACTGAGGACTCCAAGAAAGAAGATCACAGAGGAAATGTTAGGAAACTTGAGCATCAATGCCATATTTGAAGAAGAATCTGAAGAAGGAAGTACATCAGGCATCTATCCCGTTGAACCT CctagagaaaatgaaaacttttgtgAACTGAAATGGGCTTATATTTGGACATT GTCCcaagatatcaatgacatgagtgactctACTATAGACTTAGAAAATCATTTTGAAcgagatatgtgtttagaggaaTCTCAAGATTTTGAAGATAACACAGATTGCAACCTATctccagacttgttgaggatggtagagcaggaagaGAAACAGATTCTACCTCACGAGGAGACGATAGAGACAGTGATCCTGGAAGAGGGAAAGGTGGTAAAGATTGGCACGTGCATAGCTAAAGAAGTGAAACAAGACCTTGTTAAATTGCttcgagagttcaaagatgtcttcgcatggtcataccaagatatgccgGGGTTAAGTACTGACATCGTAGTTCACCGACTTCCTATAAAGGAAGATTGCAAACCAGTTCAGCAAAAACTCcgaagaatgaggcctgatgttgtgttaaaaataaaagaggaggtgcAAAAACAATTCGATGCTGGATTCCTGCAAGTGGTCAAATACTCCGAGTGGGTAGCTAATACCGTTCctgtccctaaaaaagatggaaaggtacgaatgtgtgtagatTATAGAGATTTAAATAAGGCTAGCCCAAAAGATAACTTTCCCTTGCCGCACATCGACGCCTTGGTGGACAACACAGCAGGGCATTcgctgttttctttcatggatggtttctctggatacaaccaaattaagatgcatcctgaggatatgaagaaaactacattcataaccCTATGGGGAACCTTTTGTTAtaaggtgatgccatttgggttgaaAAATGTAGGGGCAACGTATCAGAGGGCCATGGTAACGctgttccatgatatgatgcataatGAGTTAgaagtctatgttgatgacatgattgcaaaatctaaaacagaaaaggaacatgtgcaggtccttaagaaattatttatgagGTTGAGAAAATTTCGGCTAAAGCTAAATCCAGCAAAATGCACATTTAGAGTCAGATCAGGAAAATTGCTTGGGTTCGTGGCCAGTGAGAGAGGAATTGAGATTGATCCTGACAAAGTAAGAGCAATACAAGAATTACCCCTGTCGCGTACTCAAAATGAGGTTCGAGGTTTTCTAGGAAGGCTGAACTATATTGCTCGGTTCATCTCACAGCTAACTGAGAAATGCGACCCCATATTTCGCCTCCTCAAGAAACATAATCTAGGTGTATGGAATGAGGAatgtcaaaaaaattttgaaaaagtcaaACATTACTTATCCAACGCCCCAATGCTGATGCCACCCTGCCCAGACAAACCGCTCATACTGTATTTGGcagtatttaaaaatttcatgagATGCGTGCTTGGTCAACATGATGAATCAGGACGAAAGGAAAGAGCAAtctactatctcagtaagaagttCATCGAATGCGAAACAAGATATTCGCCAATCGAGAAATTATGTTGTGCCCTAATCTGGACAACTCGGAGACTGAGacagtacatgttgtaccatacgaCCTGGTTAATCTCTAAATTGGACCCTCTAAAATACTTGATGGAGTCAACCGCtctgaatggaagaatggcccgatggcaaattcttctatctgaatttgacatagtctaTGTGAACCAGAAGGCGGtcaaagggagtgcaatagcggAATTCCTAGCAAGTAGGGCTCTGGATGATTATGAGCCATTGAAATTcgatttcccaaatgaggatttgatgtatgttgcaACTGTAGAGAAAGATTTCCAAGAAGGTGGTCCTTGGAAGTTGAGTTTTGACggagcttcaaatgctataGGCAACGGAATTGGGGCAGTACTCGTGTCTCCTAGTGGAGATTATTATCCTTTCACTAGCAAATTGGACTTcgattgcacaaataacatggctgagtatAAAGCTTGCATTATGGGCATCCGGGCAGCCATAGAGCGGAAAATTAAAGTGCTAGAGGTATACGGGGACTCTGCATTAGTAATTTACCAGCtcaaaggggaatgggaaacaAGAGACCCGAAGTTGGTTCGCTATCGAAAATTGGTTATGGATTTGATAGAGGAATTTGATAGTGTCACCTTTAGTTACCTCCCACGAGATGAAAAATAGATGGCAGATGCTTTGGCCACTTTAGCCTCCATGTTTAAAGTGAACAAAATAGAAGATATGAAGCCTATCCAGATCAGCGTCTATGAGGCTCCAGCCCATTGTTGCAAAATTGACAATGAAGAGGAAAAGGATGATCACCCTTGGTACTATGACATATTGCGATATGTGAAGAGTCGTGAGTACCCTGACCATGCGACAGaaaatgataagaagatatTAAGGAGATTAGTCATTGACTATGTCCGAGATGGggaaattttgtataaaaagggaaaagatcaAATATTGTTGAGATGTGTGGATGCTGTCGAGgcaaaagaaattttggaagaagtgCATGAAGGTATCTGCGGAACGCATGCCAATGGCTTCACGATGGCCAGACAAAttatgagatttgg TCTATGGGATGGAAGCGGTTTACCCATAGAAGTTGAAATTCCTTCCCTCCTAGTATTAGCTGAACTAAAGTTGGATGAGGCTGAATGA